A stretch of Chryseobacterium viscerum DNA encodes these proteins:
- a CDS encoding DUF3347 domain-containing protein yields MKNIVLSIIVSTTAALTVVSCKKSPNKNSELKVQDSTSLSETKTLPQHDSVVSAEQVTAPVQKTETPKMQDQSQNFSIESTVKDYLALKNALVADNDKSAASAAKQLLTTLKNIDINSIPAAKQKEYKEIADDAKENAEHIGDNAGKIDHQREHLAFLSKDVSDLIALFGSSQKLYQDHCPMFNDGKGAVWISETKAIKNPYYGNQMLSCGSVKREF; encoded by the coding sequence ATGAAAAATATAGTTTTATCAATCATCGTATCAACAACTGCTGCATTAACAGTTGTTTCCTGCAAAAAATCCCCAAATAAAAACAGTGAATTAAAGGTACAGGACAGCACATCCTTATCTGAAACAAAAACATTACCGCAACATGATTCAGTGGTTTCTGCAGAACAGGTAACTGCTCCGGTTCAGAAAACTGAAACTCCTAAAATGCAGGATCAGTCCCAAAATTTTAGCATTGAATCTACTGTTAAAGATTATTTAGCCCTTAAAAATGCACTTGTAGCGGATAATGATAAAAGTGCAGCCAGTGCAGCTAAACAATTACTGACGACCTTAAAGAATATTGATATTAACAGTATTCCCGCTGCTAAGCAAAAAGAATATAAAGAAATAGCAGATGATGCTAAAGAAAATGCTGAACATATCGGTGATAATGCAGGAAAGATTGATCATCAGCGGGAGCATCTTGCTTTTTTAAGTAAAGATGTTTCAGACCTTATCGCGCTATTTGGCAGTTCACAAAAGCTGTATCAGGATCATTGCCCGATGTTTAATGACGGTAAAGGAGCTGTGTGGATCAGTGAAACCAAAGCAATTAAAAACCCTTATTATGGAAATCAGATGCTAAGTTGTGGTTCTGTGAAAAGAGAGTTCTGA
- a CDS encoding DUF4840 domain-containing protein: MKRLTVPRFFITVLMVLIGFTLSSCNDNDGPDIPPVKIEDLKGNYKGKLVIVQGNSKREGIKEFKVKKDTISFAEFPVAEIVKTVVKDPAKAEAALKTMGKVKYEVKYAAVINTANNVIELTLAPKVMELQIPVDGVNKKTVVEFVAKQKGYYVGLDQTLRYAITAEKITVDGTLVTPYEVIDYNFPFCIKN, encoded by the coding sequence ATGAAAAGATTGACAGTACCCCGATTTTTTATAACAGTTTTAATGGTTTTAATAGGATTTACTCTATCCTCATGTAACGATAATGATGGTCCGGACATCCCTCCTGTAAAAATAGAAGATTTAAAAGGAAACTATAAAGGTAAGCTGGTTATTGTACAGGGAAATAGTAAAAGAGAAGGAATAAAAGAGTTTAAAGTAAAAAAAGATACGATCTCATTTGCTGAATTTCCGGTTGCCGAAATTGTAAAAACAGTAGTGAAGGACCCGGCAAAAGCAGAAGCTGCCTTGAAGACAATGGGAAAAGTGAAGTATGAGGTTAAGTATGCCGCAGTAATTAACACTGCAAATAATGTGATAGAACTTACTTTGGCCCCAAAAGTTATGGAACTTCAGATCCCTGTAGACGGAGTGAATAAAAAGACCGTTGTAGAATTTGTAGCAAAACAAAAAGGATATTATGTAGGATTGGACCAGACGCTGAGGTATGCTATAACAGCAGAAAAAATTACAGTAGATGGTACATTGGTTACCCCTTATGAGGTAATTGATTATAATTTTCCATTCTGTATAAAAAATTAA
- a CDS encoding DUF3347 domain-containing protein: MKSLSKILMVIAVLLSYTISFAQIKNAKKETVKILGNCDMCKANIEKAGNLKNISSVVWNKDTKMAALSYDAQKTNEEEILKRIALAGYDSEKFLAPDDAYQKLAGCCQYKRELKPAGMSKDQGMNMNIEHGDHDHSKMTQASSTENKNNSQLKAVFDNYFSLKDALVNTDAGTSSTKAASLEKAIQNVEMGKLSSEEHTVWMKVLKELTAQAEKIAAAKDISKQRDFFALLSENIYALAKVSKQEEPVYYQHCPMFNNGKGANWLSKEETIKNPFYGSKMLTCGSVQETINNK; encoded by the coding sequence ATGAAATCATTATCAAAAATATTGATGGTAATTGCTGTATTACTATCATACACCATAAGCTTTGCACAGATAAAAAACGCAAAGAAAGAGACTGTAAAAATATTGGGCAACTGTGATATGTGTAAAGCCAATATTGAAAAAGCAGGAAATCTAAAGAATATTTCATCAGTAGTATGGAATAAGGACACAAAAATGGCTGCACTGAGTTATGATGCCCAAAAAACAAATGAAGAGGAAATACTTAAGCGCATTGCATTAGCCGGCTATGACAGTGAAAAATTCTTAGCACCAGATGATGCCTACCAAAAATTAGCAGGCTGCTGCCAATACAAAAGAGAGCTAAAACCTGCCGGTATGAGCAAAGATCAAGGAATGAATATGAATATTGAACATGGAGATCATGATCACAGCAAAATGACTCAGGCCAGTAGTACTGAAAATAAAAACAACTCTCAGCTTAAGGCAGTTTTCGACAATTATTTTTCCTTAAAAGATGCTCTTGTAAATACTGATGCAGGAACATCATCAACTAAAGCTGCCTCTTTGGAAAAAGCTATTCAAAATGTTGAAATGGGGAAACTATCCAGCGAAGAACATACTGTTTGGATGAAAGTTTTAAAAGAACTTACAGCGCAGGCAGAAAAGATTGCAGCTGCCAAAGACATCTCAAAACAGAGAGACTTTTTTGCGCTTCTGTCTGAAAATATTTATGCCCTTGCAAAAGTTTCAAAACAGGAAGAACCAGTGTATTACCAGCATTGTCCAATGTTTAATAACGGAAAAGGAGCTAATTGGCTTAGTAAAGAAGAGACCATCAAGAATCCTTTTTATGGGTCCAAAATGCTTACTTGTGGAAGTGTTCAGGAAACTATCAATAACAAATAA
- a CDS encoding MBL fold metallo-hydrolase, whose protein sequence is MDQNLKRNHGFIHIPCNELDIFILSDGYFGIGYHQPILAPDIPENRVKNELRNLYLSDSYYEAPINVMLVKKADRIILIDTGEGFYDDENAGQLLHSLTAAGFTPESITDILLTHAHRDHIGGILSKDNEAVFPNADYYISRQEFEFWTSNEPDFQKSKNPEGGKPSIPLVRKVLSAIDSRLTKFEMGDQLFSCIQTHAAPGHTPGHIIYTVNDGDISITNVVDVFHSPLLIAKPDWGTQWDIDFETGVETRKKVLENCFKNRTLICSAHLPWPGIGYINKVNNQFQWVPKVYNHPFLINLKIDQEINAL, encoded by the coding sequence ATGGATCAAAACCTGAAAAGAAACCATGGATTCATACATATTCCATGCAATGAACTGGATATTTTTATACTTTCTGACGGCTATTTTGGTATTGGCTATCACCAGCCTATTTTAGCTCCCGATATTCCTGAAAATAGGGTAAAAAATGAACTCCGAAATCTTTATTTATCAGACTCTTATTATGAAGCTCCTATTAATGTAATGCTTGTCAAAAAAGCTGACCGTATTATTTTAATAGACACCGGAGAAGGGTTTTATGATGATGAAAACGCAGGACAATTATTACACAGCCTTACAGCAGCCGGATTTACACCGGAATCCATAACAGATATTCTGCTTACCCATGCTCACAGAGATCATATCGGAGGAATTCTTTCTAAGGATAATGAAGCTGTATTTCCGAATGCAGATTATTATATTTCCAGGCAGGAATTTGAATTCTGGACGAGTAATGAACCGGACTTTCAGAAAAGCAAAAACCCGGAAGGTGGAAAGCCAAGCATTCCTTTGGTTAGAAAAGTCCTTTCTGCTATAGACAGCCGACTTACGAAATTTGAAATGGGAGATCAATTATTCTCCTGTATTCAGACACATGCTGCTCCGGGACACACTCCGGGACATATTATTTATACAGTGAATGATGGGGATATATCCATTACCAATGTAGTAGATGTTTTCCATTCTCCTCTTCTTATTGCAAAACCTGACTGGGGAACACAATGGGATATTGATTTTGAAACAGGCGTTGAAACCCGTAAGAAAGTTCTTGAAAATTGCTTTAAAAACAGAACACTTATTTGCTCCGCTCATCTTCCATGGCCGGGTATTGGGTATATTAATAAAGTAAATAACCAGTTTCAATGGGTTCCTAAAGTTTACAACCATCCTTTTTTGATCAACCTTAAAATAGATCAGGAAATAAATGCCCTGTAA
- a CDS encoding YifB family Mg chelatase-like AAA ATPase: protein MLIKIYGSAIHGVAAQTITIEVNVDTGGVGYHLVGLPDNAIKESSYRISAALKNVGYKIPGKKITINMAPADLRKEGSAYDLSIAIGILAASDQILAEEIENYIIMGELSLDGSLQPIKGVLPIAIQSREEGFKGIILPIQNAREAAIVNDLEVYGVENIREVIDFFNEGKPLNRITLDTRKEFHEKINDFPFDFSEVKGQETAKRAMEVAAAGGHNIILIGPPGSGKTMLAKRVPSILPPLTLKEALETTKIHSVAGKIGTEASLMTVRPFRSPHHTISDVALVGGGSYPQPGEISLAHNGVLFLDEMPEFKRTVLEVMRQPLEDREVTISRARFTVNYPASFMLVASMNPSPSGFFPDDPNNTSSVYEMQRYMNKLSGPLLDRIDIHIEVQKVEFEQLSEKRKGEKSKDIRNRVLKARDIQNARYQSLNISSNAQIGPKEIEKFCELDENSFGLIKLAMEKLNLSARAYDRILKVARTIADLEESENILSHHISEAIQYRSLDREFWNG from the coding sequence ATGCTGATCAAAATTTATGGAAGTGCCATTCATGGAGTGGCTGCACAGACAATAACAATTGAAGTGAATGTAGATACCGGCGGAGTAGGATACCATCTGGTGGGGCTTCCTGATAATGCCATTAAAGAAAGCAGCTATAGAATCTCTGCCGCATTGAAAAATGTAGGATATAAAATTCCCGGAAAGAAAATCACCATCAATATGGCTCCTGCGGATCTCAGAAAAGAAGGTTCTGCCTATGATCTGAGTATTGCGATTGGTATTTTAGCAGCTTCAGATCAGATTTTGGCGGAGGAAATTGAAAATTATATTATTATGGGTGAACTTTCTCTTGATGGAAGCCTGCAGCCTATCAAAGGAGTTTTGCCTATTGCTATCCAGAGTAGGGAAGAGGGTTTCAAAGGAATTATTCTTCCTATACAGAATGCCAGAGAAGCCGCTATTGTAAATGATCTCGAAGTATATGGAGTAGAAAATATAAGAGAAGTGATTGATTTTTTTAATGAAGGAAAACCTCTTAACAGGATTACGCTGGATACCCGGAAAGAATTTCATGAGAAAATTAATGATTTTCCTTTCGATTTCTCTGAAGTTAAAGGCCAGGAAACAGCCAAAAGAGCAATGGAAGTGGCTGCCGCAGGAGGACATAATATCATTCTCATAGGCCCCCCCGGAAGCGGAAAGACCATGCTGGCTAAAAGGGTTCCCAGTATTTTACCTCCATTGACTCTGAAAGAAGCTTTAGAAACAACAAAAATTCACTCTGTAGCTGGAAAAATAGGAACCGAAGCTTCATTAATGACCGTTCGCCCCTTCAGATCTCCCCATCATACAATTTCTGATGTTGCCCTGGTGGGCGGCGGAAGCTATCCGCAGCCCGGTGAGATTTCCCTCGCACATAACGGTGTATTATTTCTTGACGAGATGCCTGAATTTAAAAGAACGGTACTCGAAGTGATGAGACAGCCTCTGGAAGACAGGGAAGTGACCATTTCAAGAGCCAGATTTACAGTGAATTATCCTGCAAGTTTTATGTTAGTAGCCTCTATGAATCCCAGCCCAAGCGGATTCTTTCCCGATGACCCAAACAATACCTCATCTGTTTATGAAATGCAGCGGTACATGAATAAACTTTCAGGACCGCTTTTGGACAGGATTGATATTCATATTGAAGTGCAGAAAGTGGAGTTTGAGCAGCTTTCTGAAAAAAGAAAAGGGGAAAAAAGTAAGGATATCAGAAATCGGGTATTGAAAGCCAGAGATATTCAGAATGCAAGATACCAAAGCCTCAATATCAGCAGTAATGCCCAGATAGGACCTAAAGAAATTGAGAAATTTTGCGAATTGGATGAAAACTCTTTCGGACTCATCAAGCTGGCGATGGAAAAACTTAATCTTTCGGCAAGAGCTTATGACAGAATCCTGAAAGTAGCAAGAACAATCGCTGACCTTGAAGAATCTGAGAATATACTGTCTCACCATATTTCCGAAGCCATACAATACAGAAGTCTGGACCGGGAATTCTGGAATGGATAA
- a CDS encoding RNA polymerase sigma factor, translating into MEESKEQILVKHLLKKEEAAWKELFGAYSGNLAYVCSRYIAEKEDVHDVLQNSFIKMFRSIESFEYRGSGSLKAWMTRITVNESLKHIKQKGDFKSAVEVDDLPDIPNEEEPDFEEIPRDNIMMMIKSLPEGYRTVFNLYVFEKKSHKEIAGLLGIAENSSASQFHRAKGLLVQQIKEFKMSKKAQYE; encoded by the coding sequence ATGGAAGAAAGTAAAGAACAGATTTTGGTAAAGCACCTTCTGAAGAAGGAGGAAGCTGCCTGGAAAGAGCTTTTTGGAGCTTATTCCGGAAATCTGGCCTATGTCTGCTCCCGTTATATAGCTGAGAAAGAAGATGTTCATGATGTATTGCAAAACAGTTTTATCAAAATGTTCCGTTCGATAGAATCTTTTGAGTACAGGGGAAGTGGTTCTTTAAAAGCCTGGATGACCCGTATCACTGTCAATGAATCTTTGAAACATATCAAACAAAAAGGAGATTTTAAATCTGCGGTGGAAGTAGATGATCTTCCGGATATTCCTAATGAAGAAGAACCAGACTTTGAAGAGATTCCGCGTGATAATATTATGATGATGATAAAATCTCTTCCTGAAGGGTACAGAACTGTTTTTAACCTGTATGTATTCGAGAAAAAAAGCCATAAGGAGATTGCCGGACTGCTGGGAATTGCAGAAAATTCTTCTGCATCTCAGTTTCACCGTGCAAAAGGACTGCTTGTTCAGCAAATAAAAGAATTTAAAATGTCAAAAAAAGCACAATATGAATAA
- a CDS encoding T9SS type A sorting domain-containing protein: MKTKLIFLVFLLFSILDIKAQCTPTITSPRLGQKYPGTILFCDVEDEIISTTQTYGSYQWYKQEWTWQTPNNNPWVAIPGATSQQLTVSGNDQLNYFKVKVTDGDCTAESTAVFADGFVYGLPAMMTTYTPGTYQDNGGIVNVCNGASVQFDNIFPVVYGKHTWFRCVPSSNPPVLGDPCIIPGVVGDTYVATSSGKYGFYACTEYCPDQCQMLDPFAFVEVNFGNWDFCNNLGTGEVKSKDNNLKIYPNPTAQHLYIGKESDKMYKEVTIIDMSGKLVLKKNDHQYNQAIDVSQLVPGNYIIVSKSTDGKEYKNRFIKK; this comes from the coding sequence ATGAAAACAAAACTAATTTTTTTAGTGTTTTTATTATTCAGTATTCTGGATATAAAAGCACAGTGTACCCCTACAATTACCAGTCCGAGGCTTGGACAGAAATATCCGGGAACCATCTTGTTCTGTGATGTGGAAGATGAAATAATTTCTACCACACAGACGTATGGAAGCTACCAATGGTACAAGCAGGAATGGACCTGGCAGACACCTAACAACAACCCTTGGGTAGCCATTCCGGGAGCCACATCACAGCAGTTAACCGTTAGTGGTAATGACCAACTGAATTATTTTAAAGTTAAAGTTACAGACGGAGACTGTACCGCGGAAAGTACTGCAGTATTTGCAGATGGATTTGTCTATGGTCTGCCGGCAATGATGACTACTTATACTCCCGGAACTTATCAGGATAATGGGGGAATAGTGAATGTGTGCAACGGGGCTTCTGTACAATTTGATAATATATTTCCGGTTGTATATGGCAAACATACCTGGTTCAGATGTGTGCCAAGCAGTAATCCTCCGGTATTGGGAGATCCTTGTATCATCCCTGGAGTGGTAGGAGATACTTATGTTGCGACAAGTTCCGGAAAATATGGGTTTTATGCCTGTACAGAATACTGCCCGGATCAATGTCAGATGCTGGATCCGTTTGCCTTTGTGGAAGTGAATTTCGGAAATTGGGACTTCTGCAATAATCTGGGAACAGGAGAGGTGAAGAGTAAGGATAATAATCTGAAAATTTACCCTAATCCTACGGCGCAGCATCTTTATATCGGAAAAGAATCAGATAAAATGTATAAGGAAGTTACCATTATAGATATGTCCGGAAAGCTTGTTCTGAAGAAAAATGACCATCAGTACAATCAGGCGATTGATGTAAGTCAGCTTGTGCCAGGAAACTATATCATTGTTTCTAAAAGCACAGATGGAAAAGAGTATAAAAACAGATTTATAAAAAAATAG
- a CDS encoding heme-binding domain-containing protein has protein sequence MKQILKRILVFALFIFIAIQFYQPAFNTDKGEAVTKDFTKVYKMPAEVKTLFQNSCYDCHSNNTNYAWYDYIQPARILVEDHIKNAKNDLNFSEWDTYSNRKQERLLNSIKEQIVNRKMPLSSYTVMHRKAKLNDNEIKTIADWLNAQNKVYE, from the coding sequence ATGAAGCAGATACTAAAAAGAATTTTGGTATTTGCCCTGTTTATTTTTATTGCAATACAGTTTTATCAGCCCGCTTTTAATACAGATAAAGGTGAGGCTGTTACAAAAGATTTTACAAAAGTCTATAAAATGCCGGCTGAAGTAAAAACTTTGTTTCAGAATTCTTGCTATGACTGCCATAGTAACAATACCAATTACGCCTGGTACGATTACATACAGCCCGCAAGGATACTTGTAGAAGATCATATTAAAAACGCAAAAAATGATCTGAATTTCAGTGAATGGGATACTTACTCAAACCGAAAGCAGGAAAGATTGCTGAATTCAATAAAAGAACAGATTGTAAACAGAAAAATGCCATTGTCATCCTATACAGTAATGCACAGGAAAGCAAAACTGAATGATAATGAAATTAAAACAATAGCCGATTGGCTAAACGCGCAGAACAAAGTTTATGAATAA
- a CDS encoding porin family protein, producing the protein MNNEWLNNLRSRMDDHEEDVPEELWDDIKDELFAGEENNSIPGFIPEIHEGATKKEKEINVGRKSLFYQIGGIAAAIALIFLLIKILPQDDTEKRMSQKPADIVNEKERNSLKPIETEHNSGGEPKSGTGDFLADNIVNTGYSEKITAQRYAERRAENQAENNQKIQDIFKLPTASESFQQESRIAQKVPSVDDTVKESTEQQTSDEVLFKEEKPKEIYAENTKLNRSKSRDKKSWMLSMLTGNVASNSAEQQFPGYASITGKAMNVEQVFTTSEHHDDPLTAILLANQSQPVEARIRHKVPVTFGLSLYYNLGKRWGIGTGLNYTKLSSELHSGTENNYIKGDQTVHYIGIPVQVNYNVIQKGRFTGYVTGGALLEKPVSGSVTTTYVVNDEIKETSKESLDHKPLQFSVNTAVGFQLKVIDKVGIYAEPGIGYHFKEENAPNTIYKEKPLHFNMKFGIRVLLD; encoded by the coding sequence ATGAATAACGAATGGCTAAATAACCTGCGAAGCAGAATGGATGACCATGAAGAGGACGTTCCGGAGGAATTGTGGGATGACATCAAAGATGAACTATTCGCCGGGGAAGAAAATAACAGCATTCCCGGGTTTATTCCTGAAATTCATGAAGGTGCTACGAAGAAAGAAAAGGAAATAAATGTAGGCCGAAAATCTTTGTTTTATCAGATTGGAGGTATTGCAGCAGCCATTGCACTGATATTTTTGCTCATAAAAATACTGCCACAGGATGATACAGAAAAAAGAATGTCTCAGAAACCGGCAGATATAGTAAACGAAAAGGAAAGAAATTCTTTAAAACCTATAGAAACTGAACATAATTCAGGCGGAGAACCGAAATCAGGAACAGGAGATTTTTTAGCAGACAATATAGTAAATACAGGATATTCGGAGAAAATTACAGCACAGAGATATGCTGAGAGAAGAGCGGAAAATCAAGCGGAAAATAATCAAAAAATCCAGGATATTTTCAAACTTCCCACAGCATCAGAATCTTTTCAACAGGAAAGCAGAATTGCTCAGAAAGTCCCTTCTGTTGATGATACAGTAAAAGAATCTACAGAACAGCAGACTTCTGATGAGGTTCTTTTTAAAGAGGAGAAGCCAAAAGAAATCTATGCTGAAAATACAAAACTAAATAGATCAAAATCCCGCGATAAAAAGTCGTGGATGCTGAGTATGCTTACAGGAAATGTTGCTTCCAACTCTGCAGAACAGCAGTTCCCGGGCTATGCTTCCATTACTGGAAAAGCAATGAATGTTGAGCAGGTATTTACTACATCCGAGCATCATGATGATCCCCTTACAGCCATATTGCTTGCCAATCAGAGCCAGCCGGTAGAAGCGAGAATCAGGCATAAAGTGCCGGTAACATTTGGGTTATCACTTTACTACAATTTAGGAAAAAGATGGGGAATAGGAACGGGACTGAACTATACCAAACTGTCTTCTGAACTGCATTCCGGAACTGAGAACAATTATATTAAAGGAGATCAGACGGTTCATTATATAGGAATTCCTGTTCAGGTTAATTATAATGTCATTCAGAAAGGCCGGTTTACAGGATATGTTACAGGTGGGGCACTCCTGGAAAAACCTGTATCGGGAAGTGTTACAACAACCTACGTAGTGAATGATGAAATAAAGGAGACTTCAAAGGAAAGTCTTGATCACAAACCGTTGCAGTTTTCTGTTAACACTGCAGTAGGATTTCAGCTGAAGGTCATAGACAAAGTTGGAATTTATGCAGAACCGGGAATAGGATATCATTTTAAGGAGGAAAATGCTCCTAATACCATTTATAAAGAGAAACCGCTTCATTTTAACATGAAATTCGGGATCAGAGTACTGTTGGATTAA
- a CDS encoding multicopper oxidase domain-containing protein encodes MNILQNIIIKLLQAILILLCWQGIFAQKVVRYELYVKDTLVNYAGKEKRAISVNGQIPMPTLTFTEGDTAEIVVHNQLKESTSLHWHGIFLPNKEDGVPWLTQKPIKPGATYTYRFPIIQHGTHWYHSHSGLQEQIGMYGSFIMKKREDDKTFRKGIDDLPTVPIILSEWTNLNPDNINRMLHNANDWAAIKKNATQSYVEAIKEGHFKTKLTNEWKRMLAMDVSDVYYDKVLINGNNSTDLKTVDGKELKAGDKVRLRISNGGASSYFWLRYAGGKITVVANDGNDVEPVEVDRLIIAVSETYDIVVTIPQDGVAYEFLATTEDRTQSASYFVGNGIKQLISPLPKLKYFEGMKMMNDMMKMNGDLNDMGMKMSLNQMDMNVVMYPEITGDGSRKQDHSQHNMKADKEMDKEMNMDTNASKYNANALGDIKTLNYAMLQSPYNTELPKNAPVKELKFTLTGNMNRYVWSMDNKILSETDKIPVKKGEILRITIYNNSMMRHPMHLHGFDFRVINGKGEKSPLKNVLDVMPMETDTIEFLANEEGDWFFHCHILYHMMAGMNRVFAVDDYKNPYLPDKKEAYNMLQKESNMPHFMIQNDFATNGNDGDAMLQNARWNLSTEWRLGYNNMHGYEVETHLGRYIGKMQWFMPFVGFDWRYRKMGIDEQEKNIFGQKNEKDTRRAVSLGFVYTLPMLVNFQAEVYHDGIVRLQLMREDIPISKRLRGGFMVNTDKEYMTELKYILNKNVSIRAHYDSDMGWGAGISLAY; translated from the coding sequence ATGAATATACTTCAGAATATCATAATAAAGTTACTTCAGGCAATTTTGATACTTCTCTGCTGGCAGGGTATTTTTGCACAAAAAGTAGTAAGATATGAGCTGTATGTAAAAGATACACTGGTCAACTACGCCGGGAAAGAAAAAAGAGCCATATCGGTCAACGGGCAAATTCCAATGCCTACTCTTACTTTTACAGAAGGAGATACCGCTGAGATTGTGGTACACAATCAGTTGAAAGAGAGCACATCATTACACTGGCATGGAATATTTTTACCCAATAAAGAAGATGGGGTACCATGGCTGACACAAAAGCCTATAAAACCGGGAGCCACCTATACCTATCGTTTCCCGATTATTCAACATGGAACACACTGGTATCATTCACATTCCGGGCTTCAGGAGCAGATTGGGATGTACGGAAGTTTCATCATGAAAAAAAGAGAAGATGACAAAACCTTCAGAAAAGGAATTGATGATCTGCCCACTGTTCCCATTATTTTAAGCGAATGGACGAACCTGAACCCAGATAATATCAACAGGATGCTGCATAACGCTAACGACTGGGCGGCAATTAAGAAAAATGCTACGCAGTCTTATGTGGAAGCCATTAAAGAAGGACATTTTAAAACAAAACTTACCAATGAGTGGAAGCGCATGCTGGCAATGGATGTAAGTGATGTATATTATGATAAGGTATTAATCAATGGAAACAATAGTACAGATTTAAAAACTGTAGATGGGAAAGAACTAAAAGCAGGAGATAAAGTACGGTTAAGAATATCAAATGGCGGAGCCTCTTCTTATTTCTGGCTGCGCTATGCTGGAGGTAAAATTACCGTTGTAGCCAATGATGGTAATGATGTGGAACCTGTAGAAGTAGACAGACTGATCATAGCTGTTTCCGAAACCTATGATATTGTAGTAACGATTCCTCAGGATGGTGTTGCCTATGAATTTTTAGCTACTACAGAAGACAGAACCCAGTCTGCAAGCTACTTTGTAGGTAATGGAATAAAACAGCTCATTTCTCCTCTTCCCAAACTTAAATATTTTGAAGGAATGAAAATGATGAATGATATGATGAAAATGAATGGAGACCTGAATGATATGGGAATGAAAATGAGCCTCAACCAAATGGATATGAATGTGGTTATGTATCCTGAAATCACAGGAGACGGAAGCCGGAAACAGGATCACAGCCAGCATAATATGAAGGCAGATAAAGAAATGGATAAGGAAATGAACATGGATACTAATGCCAGCAAGTATAATGCTAATGCCTTAGGTGATATTAAAACCCTGAATTATGCCATGCTGCAATCTCCTTATAACACGGAACTTCCCAAAAATGCTCCTGTAAAAGAATTAAAGTTTACCCTTACAGGAAATATGAACCGATATGTATGGAGTATGGACAACAAAATTTTATCAGAAACGGATAAAATCCCGGTGAAGAAAGGTGAAATATTACGGATCACGATCTATAACAATTCGATGATGAGACATCCGATGCACTTACACGGTTTTGATTTCAGGGTAATAAATGGAAAGGGAGAGAAGTCGCCTCTGAAGAATGTACTGGATGTAATGCCCATGGAAACCGATACTATTGAGTTTCTGGCCAATGAAGAAGGAGACTGGTTCTTTCACTGCCATATTCTTTATCATATGATGGCAGGAATGAATAGGGTCTTCGCTGTAGATGATTATAAAAACCCTTATTTGCCAGACAAAAAAGAGGCATATAATATGCTTCAAAAAGAAAGTAACATGCCCCATTTCATGATTCAGAACGACTTTGCAACCAATGGAAATGACGGAGATGCAATGCTTCAGAATGCAAGATGGAACCTCTCTACAGAATGGCGTTTAGGATACAATAATATGCATGGATATGAAGTAGAAACCCATTTGGGAAGATATATTGGTAAAATGCAGTGGTTTATGCCGTTTGTGGGATTTGACTGGCGTTATAGGAAAATGGGAATTGATGAACAGGAAAAAAATATCTTTGGACAAAAAAATGAAAAAGATACCCGAAGAGCAGTTAGCTTAGGTTTTGTATATACCCTTCCGATGCTGGTCAACTTTCAGGCAGAAGTATACCATGACGGGATCGTTCGTTTACAGTTGATGAGAGAAGATATTCCGATCTCAAAACGATTGAGAGGTGGCTTTATGGTCAATACCGACAAAGAGTACATGACCGAATTAAAGTATATTCTTAATAAAAATGTGAGTATTCGTGCACACTATGACAGTGATATGGGATGGGGAGCAGGAATTTCTTTAGCCTATTAA